GCTCTTATCGCAACGGGATTCTAGAGCTAAGGATATGCAAGAAGAAGGGTTAGGACTTTATCTTTATTGCCTTTACGCTGGCGGGAACAGCCTGTCTGTACGGGGCACGGAGACAGGTATCCCTGACCTTGTCGGAATCGATGGGGACCATAAAGTTTTCACCTTATCCAAAGGTGACATTCATGCCGCGTTATCCTTAGTCCCTTTGCAAGAATTTGACGCGGGGCCGTTGGAGCAGAGGATGGGGGATCTTGAATGGGTTGCCCCCCGGGTTTTAATCCACGAGCGCATTATCGAAGAAATCATGGCAGCCTATCCCGTTATGCCCCTTCGATTCTGCACCATCTTTGCTGCCACAGACAGGATAGAAGAACTTCTCGAGATTCATCATGCGAAAATTACCCGTTTTCTCTCGGACATCACAGATAAGGAGGAGTGGGGGGTCAAGGGATATATAAAAGGTGGCCGACTTGGAGAGGCCTTAGAAACGCTTAGTCCCGCGCTACGAGCCAATGAGGTAAACCTGCGGGAAGCGTCCCTGCCTGTGCGGGGCACGCAGACAGGTCCTGGGCAGGCATATCTCTTGAGGAAAAAAATGGCCTTGGCCGTCAAGGATGGGCTTGACAGTGTGGTGGCCCAAATTACGGAGGAAGTGTTTCAGGGTTTACTTGTCCACGCAGTAAAAGGGATAAGGACCAAAACGTTGCAGGTAGAAGATGGCGAGGAAAGGAGAGAAATGGCCCTCAATGCAGCCCTTTTGGTCCCAAGGAGTGATGTAAAGAGCTTTCTGGGGTGCGTCAAAGAGACAGAAGAGAGATATCGCAGTCACGGGCTTAGCCTTAGTGTGACAGGGCCTTGGCCTCCTTACAACTTCTGTCCCGTTTTTGGCGATGAAATTGCCCAAGGGTAGCCCTTGTTGGAGGGTGTTGAAAAAGGGCCTTTCTCTTTAGTATGTTACGGCAGCGTTGACGGGATTTTTTGCCGGCAGAGTCCTAACTAACAGGTTCCAGGCTCCAATCGAGCATCCGAGCGGTAGCGGCTATGATCGTTTTGGCCTTTCCGGCTGGCGCGAGCGTGGCAAAGGGATAGATGCGTTGTGGCAGGAGATCAGGAGAAGGGTCTTGGCTCTGGAGATCGACTTTCACAAGCTGAAAATCTATCAGGATGGCTTGCCAGTATGCGGGGGGGAGTTAGAGATCGTCCGGGAGCTCGCGCGGCAGGGAAGCAAGAACCATATGCTTCTCATGGAATTAGCGGAGAGGGGCGCCGCGATAATGGGAACGGAGGATGCTCAACTCCTCGTGGAGGAATATCTCAGGTTGAGAGATGGCTTGGAGGGGGATAGTGACAAGGGGGATCGGGCAGGCTCGGCCGGGGATACCCTTGGCCGCCGGGATCTTTATATCGCTAAGAGGATTAGAGAGACACTGGGCGAGGGTGAGACCGGCCTTCTCTTCATCGGTCTCTTACACAGGGTGGATGAAGAGATCGATCAGGATATGGAGATAACCCACCTCTTTAGGGAAGGGGAAGAGGTAAGAGAGGATAAAAAATGACCACCACCCCGGAGAGGAAGGAGAGGGAAGATATTGACGTTATGTCGCTTAAGGTGGCCGAGGCGGAAAGTAGGGACGTGGGCAGGGGGCTTGCTCGGATTGACCCGGAAGACTTGGACCGATTGAGCGCCCGGGCGGGTGATATTGTGGAGATACAGGGTAAAAAGACGACCGTTGCCAAGGCTATGCCTGCTTTTAAAGAGGGGAGGGGCCAGGGGCTTATTCAGATTGACGGTTTAATCCGCGGCAACGCCGCGACCGGGCTCGGCGAGCGGGTCTCCATAAGAAAGGTTACGGCCCGCAAGGCCGCTAGAATCGTCCTGACACCAATAGGGGGGCGGAGCGCGCTCGGCCGGGAGCGGGACATGGCGTATGTGGAAAAACTCCTTGACGGCCTTCCTCTCGTGGCCGGCGATCGGATTCGGGCGGCCCTTTTTGGCGCGCGCTTTCAGGACTTTACCGTTGAG
This sequence is a window from Deltaproteobacteria bacterium. Protein-coding genes within it:
- a CDS encoding GvpL/GvpF family gas vesicle protein, with the translated sequence MQEEGLGLYLYCLYAGGNSLSVRGTETGIPDLVGIDGDHKVFTLSKGDIHAALSLVPLQEFDAGPLEQRMGDLEWVAPRVLIHERIIEEIMAAYPVMPLRFCTIFAATDRIEELLEIHHAKITRFLSDITDKEEWGVKGYIKGGRLGEALETLSPALRANEVNLREASLPVRGTQTGPGQAYLLRKKMALAVKDGLDSVVAQITEEVFQGLLVHAVKGIRTKTLQVEDGEERREMALNAALLVPRSDVKSFLGCVKETEERYRSHGLSLSVTGPWPPYNFCPVFGDEIAQG